The Equus caballus isolate H_3958 breed thoroughbred chromosome 13, TB-T2T, whole genome shotgun sequence genome includes a window with the following:
- the GDE1 gene encoding glycerophosphodiester phosphodiesterase 1 isoform X5 — MHDNTVDRTTDGTGRLCDLTFEQVRKLNPAANHRLRNDFPDEKIPTLREAVAECLSHNLTVFFDVKGHANKATDALKKIYMEFPQLYNNSIVCSFLPDVIYKMRQTDQNVVTALIHRPWCLSYTGTGKPRYDTFWKLSVFMVMDILLDWSMHNILWYLCGISAFLMQKDFVSPDYLKKWSAKGIQVVAWTVNTFDEKSYYESHLRSSYITDSMLEDCTSQF, encoded by the exons ATGCACGATAACACGGTGGATAGGACGACTGATGGCACTGGTCGATTGTGTGATTTGACCTTTGAACAAGTTAGGAAGCTTAATCCTGCAGCAAATCACAGATTAAG GAATGATTTCCCTGATGAGAAGATCCCTACCCTGAGAGAAGCCGTCGCCGAGTGCCTCAGCCACAACCTCACGGTCTTCTTTGATGTCAAGGGCCATGCAAACAAG GCTACTGATgctctaaagaaaatatatatggaGTTTCCTCAACTATACAATAATAGTATTGTCTGCTCTTTCTTGCCAGATGTTATCTATAAG ATGAGACAAACAGATCAGAATGTAGTAACAGCTTTAATTCACAGACCTTGGTGCCTTAGCTATACGGGAACTGGGAAGCCACGCTATGATACTTTCTGGAAACTGTCCGTGTTTATGGTAATGGACATTTTGCTCGATTGGAGTATGCATAATATCTTATGGTACCTGTGTGGAATTTCAGCTTTCCTCATGCAAAAGGATTTTGTATCCCC ggACTACTTAAAAAAGTGGTCAGCTAAAGGCATTCAAGTTGTCGCTTGGACTGTTAATACCTTTGATGAAAAAAGTTACTACGAGTCCCATCTTCGTTCCAGCTATATCACTGACAGCATGTTGGAAGACTGCACATCTCAGTTCTAG